The segment GACGAACCCAGCTGTACGATCGCCGTCAACCGGAGGCTGCGGCCCTTGTGGATGTCGCGCCAGATAATCGGCCACTGCCTCCCGTTCACCTTCGGTCACGGCGGGCCCCCGGCCCTGGGCAGCGCGGATGCGGGCGAAGATGCGGTCACGGGCGGCGTTGGTTTCCATGGCGATGTGAGTATGTGGCAGTTGAAGGGGCAGACCGATTGTAGAAAGCGTCCTGATGCGCGCGGTTGAAAGTTCCTAAGCGGGGGCCTGAACCGCGAACACCTGCCGCAGGTACGACAGATAGCCGGGATCGTCGCACATCGTCTTCTCGGGCGTGTCCGACAGCTTGGCCACGGGCTGCCCATTGCAGCGCACCATCTTGATCACGATCTGCAATGGCTTGTAGCCAAGATCATTGGTCAGGTTGGTGCCCACACCGAATGCGAGCTTGCAACGGCCACGGAATCGCTCATAGAGCTCGATGACCTTGGGAATGTCCAGCGCATCGCTGAAGATCAGCGTCTTGCCGCGCGGATCCACGCGGTTCGCTGCGTAGTGCGCGATCATCCGCTCGCCCCATTCGAACGGATCGCCCGAATCGTGTCGCACGCCATCGAACAGCTTGCAGAAATAGAGATCGAAGTCCCGCAGGAATGCGTCGAAGCCGTAGGTGTCCGAAAGCGCGATGCCAAGGTCACCACGATACTCGTGTGCCCACCGCTCCAGCGCGTAGACCTGCGAATCACGCAGGCGCGGCCCAAGGGCCTGGCAGGCCTGCAGGTACTCGTGCGCCATCGTGCCAAGCGGCGTCATGTTGTGCAGACGCGCGAAGTGGACGTTGCTGGTGCCGGCCAATTGCGGGCCAATGGCGTCGCGCATCGACAGCAGGACCTCCTCCTGCCAGTCGCACGAGAACCGGCGGCGGGTGCCGTAGTCCGCGATCACGCAATCCACATAGGGCGGCGCCGCGAGCAGCTCCAGCTTGGCCTGCAGCCGGCGACGGCCCTCCGCCAGATCGGGCTTCGGCTGGGTACGTCGGAAGTACACCTCGTTGACGATGGCCAGCAGCGGAATCTCGAACAGGATCGTATGAAGCCACGGACCCTTGATGATGATCTCGATTTCGCCATTACCCTTGGCCGACGGCAGCACCTGCACGTACTTCTCGTTCAGATGGAACAGCGCCAGAAACTCGACAAAGTCGCTTTTGATGAAGCGCAGGCCACGCAGGTAATTGAGTTCATCGTCGGTGAATCGCAACTGACAAAGCTGCGTGATCTGGGACCGGATCTCGTCGACGTACGGCGTCAGGTCGACCCCGGCGTTGCGGCACTTGAAGCGGTACTCCACCTGGGCCTGCGGGAAGTGATGCAGCACCACCTGCATCATCGTGAATTTGTACAGGTCAGTGTCGAGCAGGGAACGGATGATCATAACGAGGCCAGACGGGGGCATACCGGAAGTCAGGCCATCATGCTAACCGAAAGTATCGCGGAGGCGCGCTGGCGTGGCCTGGCGTCGTCAGCCGCCATCGAGCGAGCGCAGTCCTTGTGGCGGCTTCTGTTCCGACTTGCGGGGCGTCTGCACACACCAGAGCGGCACCCCCTGCTCGTTCGGGCAGGTGACCAGCGTGGCCTGCGCACGTGGCACCGCAGTCGGCAAAGGATCGGCGAAATTGGCCGATGCGACCATGATGCGCTCCTGGTAGACCGAACGGCCGGCCCGGTCGAAGCGCAGCACCTGGATCATCGAGCCGGGCGGCGGGTGCAGGTCCGGGCCGCATGGCACAAGACCTTCGCGGCTGCAATTGGCCATCGGGTCGCCGGCGGCCGCGCGGACCACGCTGAAGCTATCCCATTCGAACGCCGTCAGCGATGAAAGCGTGACCGGCTGATCTGTCCGCGCCCGCCAGGCCACCAGCCGGGAGACCACGCTATCGGCCATGGCCGCGGATCCGTCCGCCGGCGCCAACGACTGGGCGGCCAACGGCAGCGGCGCAAGCATCGCTGTGGTCAGGCAAACTGCGAATCGGAACAGATGGCGTGCCGGCATGGCATGGATCCCCGGTCGGATGCTGCGTGGTCTGAATGTCCCGCAAGGGCCCGTGGCGGCACTTTTACCCTGGGTAGCCACAGGCGTCGTAGGGAGAATATTAGCGGTTCGCCACCGGTTCCGATGCCCTGAACGCCACGAAAGCCGCCTGGCAGGCCGACTTTCGAATCGAATTGCCAACAAAACACATAAAGAAATAAGAAAACTATCTTACCCAGCTATATAGACTCGCTATTCTTGCGGGAAGGCTCGGCTACAATATCGGTCTTTGAAAGTCCACGGCCCCCGTTCGCCCCAAGTTATCCCGATTGACTTGCGCTGCGCTTGACGCATGTCGGGTGACTGGCGGGAACGCCGGGCAAGAATGCGGCCTTGGACCTCCCCCATTTGAAGACCGATCCGTTTTTCTGGAACCGAAATGACTCACGTTGTCACCGAATCCTGCATCCGTTGCCGCTATACCGACTGCGTTGATGTGTGTCCGGTCGATTGTTTCCGCGAAGGCCCGAACTTCCTGTCCATCGACCCGGACGAATGCATCGACTGCGCCGTGTGCGTGGCCGAGTGCCCGGTCAACGCGATCTACGCCGAGGAAGACGTGCCGGGCGATCAGCAACAGTTCATCGAACTGAATGCCGAACTCTCCCGGATCTGGCCGTCCATCACCAAGACCAAGGCCCCGCTGGCCGAAGCCGAGGAATGGAAGGACGCCACCGACAAGCTGCAATACCTGCAGCGCTAAAAAAATACAGAGAGCCGTCCCCCGCGCTTTCTAGCAATGCCGGGCACATGTGTGCCCACAACGTATCAGGACGAATATGGACTTGAGCATTCCTAACCCCGTGGCCGACGCGACCCATCAGGCCGGCGGGAACCCTGGCGGTCAGCCGCTGGAAATTGACGCGCTGATCGTGGGCGCTGGCCCGGTCGGCCTGTTCCAGGTCTTTGAACTGGGGCTGCTCGAAATCAAGGCACACATCATCGACTCGCTCAAGGTAGTGGGCGGCCAGTGCGTCGAGCTGTATCCGGACAAGCCGATCTACGATATCCCGGCCGTGCCCATCTGCACGGGCCAGGAACTGACCGACAACCTGCTGAAGCAGATCGAGCCGTTCTCGCCGACGTTCCATCTGGGTCAGGAAGTGAGCGTCGTGGAGCGCCGCGAAGACGGCCGCTTCTTCGTCGAAACATCGCTTGGAACCCGCTTCATCACCAAGACCATCTTCATCGCCGCCGGCGTTGGCTCGTTCCAGCCGCGCACGCTGAAGGTGGAAGGCATCGACAAGTTCGAAGGAAAGCAGCTGTTCTACCGCGTCAAGGATCCGAGCCGCTTCCACGGCCGCAATCTGGTCGTCGTCGGCGGTGGTGATTCGGCGCTGGACTGGACGCTGGATCTGGTGGGCAAGGCCGAGTCGGTGGTGATGATCCACCGCCGCGATGGTTTCCGTGCCGCACCGGCATCGGTGGCCAAGATGCGCGAGCTGTGCGAGCAGATGGAAATGCAATTCATGGTCGGCCAGATCGGCGGCTATGAAGAGAAGGATGGCGTGCTCACCGAGATCAAGGTGACCGGCGCCGACGGCGTGACCCGCCGTATGCCCGTCGACGACATCCTCGTGTTCTTCGGCCTTTCGCCGAAGCTCGGCCCGATCGCCGAATGGGGCCTGGACCTCGAGCGCAAGCAGATCAAGGTGGACACCGAGAAGTTCGAGACGAACATCCCGGGCATCTTCGCGGTTGGCGACATCAACACCTACCCGGGCAAGAAGAAGCTGATCCTGTCGGGCTTCCACGAAGCCGCGCTGGCTGCTTTCGGCGCCGCGCCGTACATCTTCCCGGACAAGAAGATCCACATGCAGTACACGACGACCTCGCCGAAGCTGCACAAGGTGCTTGGCGTGGAGACGCCGGTTTTCGACTGAGATCGGAACCGAAACAAAAAAGCCGCCTCCGGGCGGTTTTTTGTTTGCATAAATCGAAAAGCTGGCTATAATGCGGCCTCGCTGCTAAACACGGCAACGCTGCAAAAGGTGGAAACGCCCGCTGCAAGCCGGTTTCGAGGCGAACCAGAGTTCTGGCAACAACTTCTAGCGAAAACAAAACGTTAAAAAGTTGTTGACGAAACGAAGAGAAGCTGGTTATAATTTCTTTCTCAGCTGTTCCCCGATAGCTCAGTCGGTAGAGCGCCGGACTGTTAATCCGTAGGTCCCTGGTTCGAGCCCAGGTCGGGGAGCCAACCGATAGAAGAGGAAGGCCGATGCGAAAGCATCGGCCTTTTTCTTTTTGCGCGTCCGACACCCCTCCCCTGCACAAACGTTCCAGAGCCTTCGCATCAGACTGTATAAGATGCCCGCTCAAGGAACCGAAACGCAAAAATCGCTGTGAGCCCCCAAAGCTGGATCGATCTCAGGCAGGATGCCAGCACTGGCATCGAGACGATTCGCGCCCATTTCACTGGCCACGCCTACGATCCTCACTGGCATGACAGCTACCTGGTCGGATACACCGAGCAGGGCATTCAGCAGTTCCACTGTCGCCGCGAAGTCCAGCGCAGCACCCCCGGCAAGGTGTTCACGCTGGAGCCTGGCGAGATCCATGATGGCTACGCGGTGGCGCCGGAAGGCTTCACCTACTCGATGCTCTATCTCGACGCACAGTGGATGGAGCGCGAGCTACGCGCCGTATTCGAGGACGCCCCAGCGCACTGCCAACCCGGCTTTGCTCAGACCCTGAGAGAAGACCCTGCGCTGATCTCGGCCATCGGTAGCGCCTATACGGTCCTGCAGCAGCCCGAATTGCGCATCGTCCGTCAGTCGGCACTCGATGCGCTGCTCGCCCAACTGACAGCGCATCTGCATTGGCGCGCGCATCACGCATTCGACCCGCGCTTGCCCCTGGTGGCACAGCGGGCGCGCGACTATCTCCACGACCACCTTGATCACGATATCGGGCTCGATGACCTGGCTGCGATCAGCGGCGTGGATCGCTATCGACTGACACGCGCATTCAAAGCGGCATTCGGCATCGCGCCGCATGCCTATCTGGTGCAGATGCGTCTGGCGCGCGCACGACACCTCCTGGCCCGAGGCGCAACGCCAGCCGATGTCGCCGTCGCGCTCGGCTTTGCCGACCAGAGCCATCTGGGACGCTGGTTCCGGCGCGCCTATGGCCTGACACCCGCGCACTACCGCAAGCGCTGCTCAAATCTTCCAGACGCGTGAGACATCGGCCGCAACAATGGCCACATGCTCGACACGCTCCCTTTCCTTCCTTTCCTGCTTTTCGCGATCGTTGCGTCGATCACGCCCGGCCCGACCAACGTCATCGTACTGAGCCACAGCGCCCGCCGCGGAATCGTGGCAACGCTGCCAATCATCATAGGCGGCTGTGGCGGCGCAGCCTTGCTGGTACTGGCCGTCGGCATCGGCATTGGCGATGCCTTGACTGACCATCCGCAGGTCCAACGCGTGATGGCCTGGAGCGGCGTGCTCTGGCTCTCCTGGCTGGCGTGGCAGATCTGGAGCAGCCCGGCGGCAAGTGTCGAGGTCGACAGCAAAGACAAACGGTCACTCGGCCTCGCAGGCGCGGCCGCCTTGCAGCTCGTGAATCCGAAGACCTGGATGATGGCGCTGGCCGTGGTAAGTGTTTTCGCGGGCCACGGATCAGACCAGTCGCATCAGGTGATCCTGCTGTCACTCACCTTCTTTGTCGTCTCGCTGCCCTGCATGGGCGTATGGGCGGCCCTCGGCGCGGGTGCCACCCGCTTCATCCGATCGCCCGCCATGATGAAGCGCTTTGACCGCCTCATGGCGCTTGTACTACTGATCTCGGCATGGTGCAGCCTGTTGCAGTAACGCCAATCCCTCGTTTGGCGGTCGTCGCGCACATTTCCTGGTGTATGATCTCGGATTGCCCAAGTTTACTTGACTCACCCCCCGGTATACCTGTAAAAGCTTACCGGCGTATTTCTTGCGCAATATTCACGGAAACAGGTAGACCGCCAAGTTTTTACCTAGCTAGGAAAATTTGGCCCATCACCCCTGACACAGGCAGTACGGATTTCGGTCCACAGCAGGTTCTAGGGGCGCACCACGGCATTCGCCGCTGTGTGCAATACCACCGTCGCGAAAGGCTCCGGAGCCTGACATGACACGTTTCCCCCTATGAACCCACCGCCCCAGGCGGTAATTTCCGAAGGACTGAATTGACTAAGATCGTTCTGAAACCGGGCGAGCCCGTTGAAGTTGCAATGCGTCGTTTCCGTCGCGCCATTCTGCAGACTGGCCTGATCGTGGAACTGAAGAGCCGCACCGCCTACGAAAAGCCGACGACCGAGCGCAAGCGCAAGAAGAAGGCTGCCGAGGCCCGTCTGCGCAAGCGTCTGCGTATGCAAATGCTGCCGAAGAAGCTCTACTGATTCGCGCATTGCCAAGAAAAACCGCCAGCAAGCTGGCGGTTTTTTTTCGTCCCTGCGGCACCGCCTAGGAACGCGTGGCGATCAGCGCGCCCGCCCCAATCAGCGTAATGCCGCCGGCACGCTGCATATTGGCCTGCGCCCGTCGCGTGGTCAGCCGAGTCGCCAGCGAACGCGCCAGCAGCGCATAAACCGTGGCATTGGCACTCGCCAGCACAACGAAGGTCGGGATCAGCACCACGGCCTGCGACCAGAATGCCAACTTCGCATCCATGAACTGCGGCACAAAGGCCACGAAGAACACGATGCTCTTCGGGTTCAGCGCCGTGACCAACCATGCCTTGGCAAAGCGCTGGGCGCCGCTGCCGGACTGCGGCGCCACCTCGAGTTCCCGGGCCTGATTCGCGGTACGCAGCGCCTGCACACCGAGATAGACCAGATAGGCCGCCCCAACCCACTTGAGGGCCGTGAAAAGCGTGGCAGAGGCCGCCAGCACCGCTCCCAGGCCGGCCATCGACAGCGTGAAGGCCGTCAGGTCGCCACAAGCCACACCAGCCACCGTGGCATAGGCGCTGCGGCCGCGGTGCGCGAGCGCATCGCCGATCACAAGGAGGATCGTCGGCCCTGGAATGATCAGCAGGATCACGCTGGTCAACACGAACGTAATCCAGTGTTCGAAAGTCATCACGGCTCCTTTGAAGTCCGGCTTCGGAAATATTAAGAGTAAGCCGAACGTCGCGCGTTAGCCAACCTACACTCCGGCAAATGGAATTGTCTCGCCGTGATTCGCGCAACAATACGCCGAACGATGCCCTGCATAATGGCAGATATCGCATCCTCGGGACCTCGCCTTGACCGCAATCCTCCAGATGCGCAATGTGCGCAAACTCTATGGCGACCACGTCGTGGTCGACAACCTGGACCTGGAAGTCCAGCCCGGCCAGTGCTTCGGCCTGCTCGGCCCGAATGGCGCCGGCAAGACCACCACGCTGCGGATGTTGCTGGGCCTGACTACGCCAGCATCCGGCACGCTGATGCTTTGCGGTGAACCGATTCCGCAACGCGCCCCACAGGCGCGGATGCGCGTGGGCGTAGTGCCGCAATTCGACAATCTCGATCCCGACTTCTCCGTCATCGAGAACCTGCGCATCTTCGGGCGCTACTTTGGCCTGTCCTCCGCCCAGATCGCGGAGCGAGTGCCGAAGCTGCTCGAGTTCGCGCGACTGGAAAGCCGTGCCGACGCGCAGGTACGCGATCTCTCTGGCGGCATGCGGCGGCGGCTGACCGTGGCGCGAGCGCTGATCAACGATCCTGACCTGCTGATCATGGACGAGCCGACCACGGGCCTCGACCCGCAGGCCCGACACCTGATCTGGGAGCGACTCAAATCACTGCTCTCGGCCGGCAAGACGATTCTGCTGACCACCCACTTCATGGAGGAAGCCGAACGGCTCTGCAACCACCTGTGCGTCATCGACGCGGGTCGCAAGATCGCTGAAGGCAAGCCACATGAACTGATCGACAGCGAGATCGGCTGCGATGTGGTGGAAGTCTACGGCGATGAGCTCGAACCGCTGCGCGACACGCTGACGCCCCTGGCTGAACGGACCGAAATGCGCGGCGAAACGCTGTTCTTCTACGTGCGCGAGCCGGCTCCGCTGCTGGCCGCCCTGCATGGCAAGGGCGGCGTGCGCTACCTGCATCGGCCCGCCAACCTCGAGGACGTGTTCCTCAAGTTGACCGGCCGCGAGATGAGGGATTGAAATGAGCGAACTGGATCCACCACGAAGCACTGACGCGATCGTCGCCAGCGCGCCGCCTGTCGTGCAAACCCACCAGCGCTACCCTCAGCCGCTGCTGCCACGCAATGCGCGCAACTGGATGATGGTCTGGTACCGCAACTACATGGTCTGGAAGAAGCTGGCCGTGCCGTCATTGATCGGCAACCTGGCGGATCCGATGATCTATCTGTTCGGCCTGGGTCTCGGGCTTGGATTGCTGGTCGGCAATGTGCATGGCGTGTCGTATATCGCGTTTCTCGCGGCAGGCACAACTGCGTCGAGCGTGATGATGTCCGCTAGCTTCGAGTCGATGTATTCGGCGTTCTCGCGCATGCATGTGCAGCGCACCTGGGAAGCAATCATGCACGCTCCACTGACGCTGGGCGACGTGGTGCTGGGCGAGGTGCTATGGGCAGCCAGCAAGGCTGTGCTGTCCGGGGTGGCGATCATGCTGGTGGCCGGTCTTCTGGGCTATGCGCAGTTTCCGAGCGCGCTCGGGGCGCTACCGGTCATCGTGCTGGCGGGTGTGACGTTCGCCAGTCTGGCAATGATCGTGACCGCGCTGGCACCGAGCTACGACTTCTTCATGTTCTACCAGACGCTGGTCATGACGCCGATGCTGCTGCTATCGGGCGTGTTCTTTCCGCTCGAACAGTTGCCGGAAGGCGCGCAGGCCGCCACGCAGGTGTTACCGCTGGCGCACGCGGTGGCATTGATTCGCCCGTTGATGTTGGGGCGGCCGGTGGAGAATGTCGCGCTGCACGTCGGTGTGCTCGCGGCGTATGCAGTCGTGGCGCTGACGGTGGCGCTGGTGCTGCTGAGGAAGAGGATGCTGCGGTGAAGCCCCCCTCGCCCAGTCATGGGCAAGGGGAGAAAAACCAACCGCTTACTGGCCCAGGCCGCGCAGCAGATCGGCCTTGAGATCCTCCACGGACTCCAGGCCAACGGCCAGTCGGATCAGCCCTTCGCTGATGCCGGCGGCGGCCTTGGCTTCAGGCGCCACGCGACCGTGGGTGGTGGTGTACGGATGGGTGATCGTCGTGCGCGTGTCGCCGAGATTGCCGGTGATCGAGCACAGCTTCGTGCTGTCGATCACGCGCCACGCAGCAGCACGCATGGCTTCGGGGCTATCGCCCTTCAACTCGAACGACACGATCGCGCCGCCCCCGCTCTGCTGGCGTTGGGCGATCTCGTACTGCGGATGCGACTTCAGCGCCGGGTGGAACACACGATTCACGGCCGGATGTGACTCGAGGAACTCGGCAATCGCCAACGCGCTCTGCGAGTGACGCTCCATGCGGATCGCCAGCGTTTCCATGCCCTTGAGCATCACCCACGCGTTGAACGCCGACAGCGTCGGGCCCGCCGTACGCACGAACGGGAACACCTTGCCCATGATGAAATCGTGCTTGCCGACCACCGCGCCGCCAAGCACGCGGCCCTGGCCATCGATGTGCTTGGTGGCCGAATGCACCACCACATCGGCACCGAACTTGATCGGCTGCTGCAAAGCCGGTGAGCAGAAGCAGTTGTCGACCACGAACAGCGCGCCGGCATTGTGCGCAATATCGGCAACTGCCGCGATATCGGACACCTCGGTCAGCGGGTTCGACGGCGTCTCCAGGAAGAACAGCTTCGTGTTCGGCTTCACAGCGGCACGCCAGGCAGCCAGATCGGTGCCGTCGACGTAGGTCGTCTCCACACCGAACTTGGCCAGGATCGAGTTGAACAGCGTCATCGTCGAGCCGAAGATCGAACGCGAGCTGACCAGGTGATCGCCGGCCTGCAGCGTGGCGAGCGCCACCGACAGAATCGCGCTCATGCCCGAAGCCGTGGCCATGCAGGCCTCCGCGCCTTCCAGCGCGGCCAGGCGCGACTGGAACATCGACACGGTCGGATTCGTGAAGCGCGAGTAGGTGTAACCCTCTTCCGAGTTGGCGAAGCGTGCGGCGGCTTCGGCTGCACTGTTGAAGCAGAAGCTCGAGGTCAGGTACATCGCCTCGGAGTGCTCCATGAATTCGCCAGTGCGCAGCGTGCCGGCGCGCACGCCGAGGGTATCAATGCCGTAGGCGTCGGGGTTGAACGGTTCGCTCATGCTGCTTTGCTGCCTTCCGAAGATTCTTGTCTCTTGTTATTCGTTGCCGCCCGAGCGCTGCAGATGCAGCTGCGAACGTTCGGTTTCACCGCCGTTGGTGCCTTCACGATCGGCCAGGCTACGCGCGGTCTCGAGGCGCTCCAGATAGGCGTCGTCGATATCGCCGGTAACGTACTTGCCGTCGAAGCACGACGCATCAAAGTCACGCAGGTTCGGGTTGATGTCGCGCACAGCCTGCTTCATCGCTTCCACGTCCTGGTAGACGAGCTGGTCGGCGCCGATCATGCGCGCCACTTCTTCGTCCGTGCGACCATAGGCCACCAGTTCGGCACGCGTGGGCATGTCGATACCGTAGACGTTCGGGAACTTCACCGGCGGCGCTGCCGACGCGAAGATCACCTTCTTCGCACCTGCGTCACGCGCCATCTGCACGATCTCGAGCGACGTGGTACCACGGACGATCGAATCGTCGACGATCAGCACGTTCTTGCCCTTGAACTCGACACCCATCGCATTGAGCTTCTGGCGCACCGACTTCTTGCGCACTGCCTGGCCCGGCATGATGAACGTACGGCCCACGTAGCGGTTCTTGAAGAAGCCCTCGCGGTACTGCACGCCGAGCGCATTGGCCACCTGCATGGCGGCCGGGCGGCTCGAATCGGGAATCGGCATGACCACGTCAATATCGCCAGCCGGCACTTCGCGGCGGATCTTTTCGGCCAGGTAGTCGCCCATGCGCAGGCGGGCATCGTAGACCGGCACGCCGTCAATGCACGAATCCGGACGGGCCAGATAGACATACTCGAAGATGCATGGCGTCAGCACCGGATTATCAGCGCACTGCTTGCTGTGGAACGAGCCGTCCAGGTCGATGAAAATCGCCTCGCCCGGCGCCACATCGCGCTCCATCTGGTAGCCGATGCCTTCCAGGGCCACGGATTCCGAGGCGATGAGGTATTCCTTGCCGGTCGGGGTGTCGACGCTGCCAATACACAGCGGGCGGATGCCGAACGGATCGCGTACGGCCAGCAGGCCGTAGCCGGCGATCTGCGCGGTGATCGCATAGGCACCCTTGACGCGGCGGTGCATGCCCGCGACGGCCTTGAAGATTGTCTCCGGGTCCAGTTCGTTGCCGCTGCTGGCGCGTTGCAGTTCGTCGGCCAGCACGTTCAGCAGCACTTCGGAGTCCGAATGCGTGTTGATGTGGCGGCGATCGCGACGGAACATTTCCTCGCGCAACTGTTCCGAGTTGGTCAGGTTGCCGTTGTGGGCGAGGATGACGCCGTACGGCGCGTTCACATAGAACGGCTGTGCTTCTTCCTCGCTCGACGCGGAACCGGCGGTCGGGTAGCGCACCTGGCCGATGCCCGACGTGCCCGGCAGGCTGCGCATGTTGCGCGTGCGGAACACGTCACGCACCATGCCGTTGGCCTTGTGCATGTGAAAGGTGCTGCCATTGGCCGTGGCGATGCCGGCTGCATCCTGTCCGCGGTGTTGCAACAGCAGCAGGCTGTCATAGATGAGTTGATTGACAGGGCTGGTGGAAACCGCACCGACGATACCGCACATGCCGAACTCCCAGGAAAGGCAAATGATTCAGGGGCGCAATCCCGTCAAGGGAGAACGGGATCTGCGTTGTCACTGTCGCCGCGGGTGCGCTCTGTCGAGCAACGCCCGCAGGCGCTCACGTCTTCACATATTTGGCCAGGTCCGGCGGCAGCCAGTGCCGCAGCTCGTCCATGGCCTGCATCACATAGGGGCGCGACACCGCGTCACGCCAGAATGGCTCTTCTGGCAGCCTGGTGAGGCCCGCCAGCACGACGACCAGCATCACGATCAGCGCGCCACGCGCCAGCCCGAACAACAGCCCCAGGCCGCGATCCGCCGGCTTCAGCCCGGTGGATTCCAGTAACTGGCCCAGAATCGCCCCCGCCAACGCGGCGACGATCCACGTACCAAAGAATACGGCGAGAAAGCCCAGCGCGCTGCGCGTCAGTTCGCCGCCAGGCAGCGACTCCGGCATCCATTGTGCGGCCATGCCGCCGAAATGGTATGCCAGCACGAAAGCCACGACCCAGCCCACCAGCGCGAGCACTTCGCGCACCAGGCCACGCAGTATGCCAACCAGGCCCGAGGCCACCACGATGAAGGCCACCGCGTAATCGAAAAAAGTAAAAGCCATGCGTCCTGGGCGGTCCGATGCGTTCCTGTCAGATGGGGGCAGACTGCCGGATTGCGATACGTCGCGGCACACCACGTGCCCACTCGCCGACGCATCGGCTTAGAGGCGCTATCAAAATGACGCTGGCGTCGCTGCGCGGCCTTGGCCAGTCCACTTGTACTGTCTGCGTCCGCGCGGCTAGCCAGCACCGCTTCGCTTCATGTTGAAAGCGCCTCTTACTGCTCCACGATCTTCGAAGTGAGTCCGATCGCCTTGACCTTCTTCTCCGCCGCCTCGGCGGCGTCGCGACTGGTGAACGGACCTGCCCGCAGCAGGTTCCGCTCGCCATCGGCCAGCGTCTTCTTTTCCACATAGGCCGGCACCTTGCTCTCCTTGAGCTTAGCCAGCCAGTTCTTCGCGCGTTCTTCCGACGAGAACGCGCCAATCATAATCAGGTACTTCGTGCCGGCGGCGGCAGGCTTGTCCGCCGGCTTGCTATCGGCAACCTTGGTGTCAGGCTTCGCGTCAGCCTTCGGCTTGTCGGATTTGTCGGACTTATCCGAAGCGGGTGCGGTGACGATCTCCTCGCCCGCGTCTAGCGCCGCATCGTTGCGATTGGCATTGGCGGACGGTGGCAGCGGCTCGGCCTTGCGTGCCTCGACCTTCGGCTTTTGCGTGGCGCCCTGCCCGTTGGCCACGCTGACGGCCACATCCTCCGAAACCGGACGCGGCTTGTGCTCGAACATGATCGGCAACACGATGATCGCGGCCGCGAGCAGCACCACGGCACCGATCAGACGACGCCGCGCGCGTTGCTTCTGGGGAAAATCGGGGTCAAGGGTATCGTCAGCGTATTCGTCCGCCGTCCGACGCGACGCGCCGATGCCGGCGCTCGATTCCGCGCGCGTGCGGCGACCGCGTTCGGGTGCCGGGTCAGTGCCCTTACGGGACGAGAACAGCGAAAGCAGGCCCATAGATGCCCAAAGTATGGTGTTCGGTGCGATGCCGTTCCGGCTCAGTTGGCCTGCGTGGCACGATATGCCATCACGCCGGCCACTGTGTAGAACGACCCGAAGACCAGGATTCTATCATTCTCGGTAGCGCGCTCGACAGCATCGCGATACGCAAGTTCGGGGCTGGAAAAACATGCAACGGTGTTGTCCGGGCCCTCACGGAAGCCAGTTGCCTCAAGCTTCTCGCG is part of the Cupriavidus metallidurans CH34 genome and harbors:
- a CDS encoding ABC transporter permease is translated as MSELDPPRSTDAIVASAPPVVQTHQRYPQPLLPRNARNWMMVWYRNYMVWKKLAVPSLIGNLADPMIYLFGLGLGLGLLVGNVHGVSYIAFLAAGTTASSVMMSASFESMYSAFSRMHVQRTWEAIMHAPLTLGDVVLGEVLWAASKAVLSGVAIMLVAGLLGYAQFPSALGALPVIVLAGVTFASLAMIVTALAPSYDFFMFYQTLVMTPMLLLSGVFFPLEQLPEGAQAATQVLPLAHAVALIRPLMLGRPVENVALHVGVLAAYAVVALTVALVLLRKRMLR
- a CDS encoding O-succinylhomoserine sulfhydrylase; translation: MSEPFNPDAYGIDTLGVRAGTLRTGEFMEHSEAMYLTSSFCFNSAAEAAARFANSEEGYTYSRFTNPTVSMFQSRLAALEGAEACMATASGMSAILSVALATLQAGDHLVSSRSIFGSTMTLFNSILAKFGVETTYVDGTDLAAWRAAVKPNTKLFFLETPSNPLTEVSDIAAVADIAHNAGALFVVDNCFCSPALQQPIKFGADVVVHSATKHIDGQGRVLGGAVVGKHDFIMGKVFPFVRTAGPTLSAFNAWVMLKGMETLAIRMERHSQSALAIAEFLESHPAVNRVFHPALKSHPQYEIAQRQQSGGGAIVSFELKGDSPEAMRAAAWRVIDSTKLCSITGNLGDTRTTITHPYTTTHGRVAPEAKAAAGISEGLIRLAVGLESVEDLKADLLRGLGQ
- the purF gene encoding amidophosphoribosyltransferase, translating into MCGIVGAVSTSPVNQLIYDSLLLLQHRGQDAAGIATANGSTFHMHKANGMVRDVFRTRNMRSLPGTSGIGQVRYPTAGSASSEEEAQPFYVNAPYGVILAHNGNLTNSEQLREEMFRRDRRHINTHSDSEVLLNVLADELQRASSGNELDPETIFKAVAGMHRRVKGAYAITAQIAGYGLLAVRDPFGIRPLCIGSVDTPTGKEYLIASESVALEGIGYQMERDVAPGEAIFIDLDGSFHSKQCADNPVLTPCIFEYVYLARPDSCIDGVPVYDARLRMGDYLAEKIRREVPAGDIDVVMPIPDSSRPAAMQVANALGVQYREGFFKNRYVGRTFIMPGQAVRKKSVRQKLNAMGVEFKGKNVLIVDDSIVRGTTSLEIVQMARDAGAKKVIFASAAPPVKFPNVYGIDMPTRAELVAYGRTDEEVARMIGADQLVYQDVEAMKQAVRDINPNLRDFDASCFDGKYVTGDIDDAYLERLETARSLADREGTNGGETERSQLHLQRSGGNE
- a CDS encoding CvpA family protein, coding for MAFTFFDYAVAFIVVASGLVGILRGLVREVLALVGWVVAFVLAYHFGGMAAQWMPESLPGGELTRSALGFLAVFFGTWIVAALAGAILGQLLESTGLKPADRGLGLLFGLARGALIVMLVVVLAGLTRLPEEPFWRDAVSRPYVMQAMDELRHWLPPDLAKYVKT
- a CDS encoding SPOR domain-containing protein, which translates into the protein MGLLSLFSSRKGTDPAPERGRRTRAESSAGIGASRRTADEYADDTLDPDFPQKQRARRRLIGAVVLLAAAIIVLPIMFEHKPRPVSEDVAVSVANGQGATQKPKVEARKAEPLPPSANANRNDAALDAGEEIVTAPASDKSDKSDKPKADAKPDTKVADSKPADKPAAAGTKYLIMIGAFSSEERAKNWLAKLKESKVPAYVEKKTLADGERNLLRAGPFTSRDAAEAAEKKVKAIGLTSKIVEQ